A region of Leifsonia xyli DNA encodes the following proteins:
- a CDS encoding deaminase codes for MGRIVFDTATTINGFIADEQNSLAWLFAVPGGEEPAEGLLPTDATVMVEGRTTYEWVLAETDILAHPERWRELHGERPCFVFTHRELPVPEGADIRFVSGSVAEALPAIRAAAGEGDIWVVGGGDLAGQFLDAGALDEIAISIAPVALAGGAPLLPRRVESDRLHLESAEAIGQFARLRYRVSGPVSVD; via the coding sequence ATGGGGAGGATCGTCTTCGACACCGCGACCACCATCAACGGCTTCATCGCCGATGAGCAGAACTCGCTGGCGTGGCTCTTCGCCGTGCCGGGCGGCGAGGAGCCGGCGGAGGGGCTGCTGCCGACGGATGCCACGGTGATGGTGGAGGGGCGCACCACGTATGAGTGGGTGCTGGCCGAGACCGACATCCTGGCGCATCCCGAGAGATGGCGGGAGCTCCACGGCGAGCGGCCGTGCTTCGTGTTCACGCATCGAGAGCTCCCGGTGCCGGAGGGGGCGGACATCCGGTTCGTGTCCGGCTCGGTGGCGGAGGCGCTGCCGGCGATCCGCGCGGCGGCCGGGGAAGGCGACATCTGGGTGGTCGGCGGCGGGGACCTGGCCGGGCAGTTCCTCGACGCGGGTGCACTGGACGAGATCGCGATCTCCATCGCGCCGGTGGCGTTGGCCGGGGGTGCGCCGCTCCTTCCCCGACGGGTGGAGTCGGACCGGCTGCACCTGGAGTCGGCCGAGGCGATCGGGCAGTTCGCGCGATTGAGGTACAGAGTCTCTGGCCCCGTGTCGGTGGATTGA
- a CDS encoding daunorubicin resistance protein DrrC, with protein MTAPADSHDTIRVQGARENNLKDVSVELPKRRLTVFTGVSGSGKSSLVFGTIAAESQRMINETYSAFVQGFMPSLARPDVDVLEGLTTAIIVDQERMGANARSTVGTVTDANAMLRILFSRLGQPHVGSPQAFSFNIPSVAGKGAITVGDKTEVREFSQLGGMCPRCEGMGTVSDIDLTQLFDDSKSLAEGAITIPGYTADGWGVRIYSESGFFDPAKPIRDYTEQERQDFLYKEPTKVKISGINLTVEGLVPKVQKSMLSKDVDAMQPHIRAFVERAVTFAPCPECSGTRLSEGARSSKIAGISIADACAMQITDLSDWVRSLDEPSVAPLLKNLQHLLDSFVDIGLGYLSLDRASGTLSGGEAQRTKMIRHLGSSLTDVTYVFDEPTVGLHPHDIQRMNELLLQLRDKGNTVLVVEHKPEAIAIADHVVDLGPRAGSQGGEVVFEGTVEALRASGTLTGRHLDDRARLKETVRSASGSLKVRGASEHNLQGVDVDIPLGVLVVVTGVAGSGKSSLIHGSVAPREGVVSVDQGAIRGSRRSNPATYTGMLEPIRKAFAKANGVKPALFSANSEGACPNCNGAGVIYTDLGVMAGVSTVCEVCEGRRFDASVLEYKLGGRDISEVLAMPVAEAEDFFGQGEAKLPAAHAILERLSDVGLGYLTIGQPLTTLSGGERQRLKLATHMGEKGGVYVLDEPTTGLHLADVEQLLGLLDRLVDSGKSVIVIEHHQAVMAHADWIIDLGPGAGHDGGRIVFEGTPSELVAQRSTLTGEHLARYVGA; from the coding sequence ATGACCGCACCGGCCGACAGCCACGACACCATCCGCGTCCAGGGCGCCCGCGAGAACAACCTGAAGGACGTCAGCGTCGAGCTGCCCAAGCGGCGGCTGACCGTCTTCACGGGGGTCTCCGGTTCGGGCAAGAGCTCGCTCGTCTTCGGCACCATCGCCGCCGAGTCCCAGCGGATGATCAACGAGACCTACAGCGCGTTCGTGCAGGGGTTCATGCCGTCCCTGGCTCGGCCCGACGTGGACGTGCTCGAGGGTCTGACCACGGCGATCATCGTCGATCAGGAGCGGATGGGCGCGAACGCCCGGTCGACCGTCGGCACGGTGACCGACGCGAATGCCATGCTCCGCATCCTGTTCAGCCGGCTCGGGCAGCCGCATGTCGGGTCACCCCAGGCATTCTCGTTCAACATCCCGTCGGTCGCGGGCAAGGGGGCGATCACCGTCGGCGACAAGACCGAGGTGCGCGAGTTCTCGCAGCTCGGCGGCATGTGCCCGCGCTGCGAGGGCATGGGAACGGTCAGCGACATCGATCTGACGCAACTGTTCGACGACAGCAAGTCGCTCGCCGAGGGCGCGATCACCATCCCGGGCTACACGGCCGACGGCTGGGGCGTGCGCATCTACAGCGAGTCCGGGTTCTTCGACCCGGCCAAGCCGATCCGCGACTACACGGAGCAGGAGCGTCAGGACTTCCTGTACAAGGAGCCGACGAAGGTCAAGATCAGCGGCATCAACCTGACCGTCGAGGGGCTCGTGCCGAAGGTGCAGAAGTCGATGCTGTCGAAAGACGTCGACGCCATGCAGCCGCACATCCGTGCCTTCGTCGAACGAGCGGTCACGTTCGCGCCGTGCCCGGAGTGCAGTGGCACGCGACTCAGCGAGGGTGCGCGCTCGTCGAAGATCGCCGGGATCAGCATTGCCGACGCCTGTGCGATGCAGATCACCGATCTGTCGGACTGGGTGCGATCGCTCGACGAGCCGTCGGTGGCCCCGCTGCTGAAGAACCTGCAGCACCTGCTCGACTCGTTCGTCGACATCGGGCTCGGCTACCTGTCGCTCGACCGCGCCTCGGGCACCCTGTCGGGTGGTGAGGCGCAGCGGACGAAGATGATCCGGCACCTGGGGTCGTCCCTGACCGATGTCACGTACGTGTTCGACGAGCCGACGGTCGGACTGCACCCTCACGACATCCAGCGCATGAACGAGCTGCTGCTGCAGTTGCGCGACAAGGGCAACACCGTGCTCGTGGTCGAGCACAAGCCGGAGGCGATCGCGATCGCGGACCACGTGGTCGACCTCGGTCCGCGTGCGGGGTCGCAGGGCGGCGAGGTGGTGTTCGAGGGCACGGTCGAGGCGCTGCGGGCGAGCGGCACGCTCACGGGACGCCACCTGGACGACCGCGCTCGGCTGAAAGAGACGGTGCGGTCGGCGTCGGGTTCGCTCAAAGTGCGGGGAGCGTCGGAGCACAACCTGCAAGGCGTGGATGTGGACATCCCCCTCGGCGTGCTCGTCGTGGTCACCGGGGTGGCCGGGTCGGGCAAGAGCTCGCTCATCCACGGTTCGGTCGCGCCGCGGGAGGGCGTCGTGTCCGTCGACCAGGGAGCGATCCGCGGGTCGCGGCGCAGCAACCCGGCTACCTACACCGGCATGCTCGAGCCGATCCGCAAGGCGTTCGCGAAGGCGAACGGGGTCAAGCCGGCGCTGTTCAGCGCCAACTCCGAGGGCGCGTGCCCGAACTGCAACGGCGCCGGTGTGATCTACACCGACCTCGGCGTGATGGCGGGCGTCTCGACGGTCTGCGAGGTGTGCGAGGGCCGGCGGTTCGACGCCTCGGTGCTGGAGTACAAGCTCGGTGGTCGCGACATCAGCGAGGTGCTGGCCATGCCGGTCGCGGAGGCGGAAGACTTCTTCGGCCAGGGGGAGGCGAAGCTGCCGGCGGCGCATGCGATCCTGGAGCGGCTCTCGGATGTCGGGCTCGGCTACCTGACGATCGGGCAGCCGCTCACGACGCTGTCCGGCGGGGAGCGGCAGCGGCTCAAGCTCGCGACGCACATGGGGGAGAAGGGCGGCGTCTACGTGCTCGACGAGCCGACGACCGGTCTGCACCTCGCGGACGTCGAGCAGCTGCTCGGGCTCCTCGACCGGCTGGTCGACAGCGGCAAGTCGGTCATCGTCATCGAGCACCATCAGGCCGTCATGGCGCACGCGGACTGGATCATCGACCTGGGGCCCGGCGCCGGGCACGACGGCGGGCGGATCGTGTTCGAGGGGACGCCCTCGGAACTGGTGGCGCAGCGATCGACGCTGACGGGGGAGCACCTGGCGCGGTACGTGGGGGCGTGA
- a CDS encoding GCN5 family acetyltransferase produces the protein MTASIVVSRADFADPALAVFLQEHLDDMEPTSPPESRHALDLSGLQQPHVRLWNATDAGVIVGTVALAALEPGHEELKSMRTDPLRRGQGIGALLLDAALADARARGVLRVSLETGSMDFFAPARRLYERAGFRPCPPFGTYTDDPNSAYFTLDLG, from the coding sequence GTGACCGCCTCCATCGTCGTCAGCCGCGCCGACTTCGCCGACCCTGCCCTCGCGGTGTTCCTGCAGGAGCACCTGGACGACATGGAGCCGACCTCCCCGCCCGAGAGCCGCCACGCCCTGGACCTGTCCGGCCTGCAGCAGCCGCACGTCCGGTTGTGGAACGCCACGGACGCCGGCGTGATCGTCGGAACGGTCGCCCTCGCCGCGCTGGAGCCGGGCCATGAGGAGCTGAAGAGCATGCGCACCGACCCGCTGCGACGCGGCCAGGGCATCGGAGCGCTGCTCCTCGACGCGGCCCTCGCCGACGCCCGCGCGCGCGGTGTTCTGCGCGTCTCGCTCGAGACGGGCTCGATGGACTTCTTCGCACCCGCCCGGCGCCTCTACGAACGCGCCGGCTTCCGCCCGTGCCCGCCGTTCGGCACGTACACCGACGACCCCAACAGCGCCTACTTCACCCTCGACCTCGGGTAG
- a CDS encoding glycoside hydrolase, with the protein MDALAIEDHAALGDGRTVALVDRAGTVDWLPIPNLDSPPVFTSLLDPERGGRMVLRPVADFTSRRRYLPGTNVLETTFTTANGSVRVTDALVTGVAGRLPWLEFARRIEGMSGTVVMDWSVEPGTVLGMSSPWAEHIDGNRILRVGTVNIGVTGLDDAVEDADAPRFGGRIRVAEGSRRTLTVVATQDEPLHLPVPGNVDIGIDRTVSNWELWSRTFAYDGPWAEAVQRSALALKLLLYAPTGAIAAAATTSLPETPRGGKNWDYRFAWVRDTAYSLRALARFGLREETHASISWLLRAVKGDHAELRILYGLREESSAEPQEHDVPGWRGIGPVVTGNRAATQLQLGVYGDLLSVALAYAAEGNVLDVPTRRLVSDVADRVCDVWPQPDSGMWELTELRHHTSSKMGCWQALQSALQLAELGQAQGNPARWRREADLIHAWVDENCWSEKLGAYTMVAGVDELDASVLLHAPSGFDRGERMRSTIAALRRELGHGSLLHRFTGAEAEGERPFVACSFWLAAALACVGEVREATDLMDDLVERANDVGLYAEMLDEDGSFWGNFPQGLSHLGLIDAALTITDLSR; encoded by the coding sequence ATGGACGCACTCGCGATCGAGGACCACGCCGCTCTGGGCGACGGCCGCACGGTCGCGCTCGTCGATCGTGCGGGCACCGTCGACTGGCTGCCGATCCCGAACCTGGATTCGCCGCCGGTCTTCACGTCGCTGCTCGACCCCGAGCGCGGCGGCCGGATGGTGCTGCGCCCGGTCGCGGATTTCACCTCCCGGCGCCGCTACCTGCCGGGCACCAATGTGCTCGAGACGACGTTCACGACCGCGAACGGCTCCGTCCGGGTCACCGACGCACTCGTCACCGGCGTGGCCGGACGGCTGCCGTGGCTGGAGTTCGCCCGCCGCATCGAGGGAATGTCCGGCACGGTCGTCATGGACTGGTCGGTCGAACCCGGCACTGTGCTCGGGATGTCGAGCCCGTGGGCCGAGCACATCGACGGCAACCGCATCCTGCGCGTGGGAACGGTCAACATCGGTGTCACGGGCCTGGACGACGCCGTCGAGGATGCGGACGCCCCGCGCTTCGGCGGCCGCATCCGCGTGGCGGAGGGTTCGCGGCGCACCCTCACCGTGGTGGCGACGCAGGACGAGCCGCTGCACCTTCCCGTGCCGGGCAACGTCGACATCGGGATCGATCGGACGGTGTCGAACTGGGAGCTGTGGTCGCGGACCTTCGCGTACGACGGCCCGTGGGCGGAGGCGGTGCAGCGCAGCGCCCTCGCGCTGAAGCTGCTGCTCTACGCGCCGACCGGAGCCATCGCGGCGGCGGCCACGACCTCCCTCCCGGAGACTCCGCGCGGCGGCAAGAACTGGGACTACCGCTTCGCCTGGGTGCGCGACACCGCGTACTCGCTGCGGGCGCTCGCCCGGTTCGGCCTGCGGGAGGAGACGCATGCGTCGATCTCGTGGTTGCTGCGGGCGGTGAAGGGCGACCACGCCGAGCTGCGCATCCTGTACGGACTGCGGGAGGAGTCGTCGGCCGAACCGCAGGAGCACGACGTGCCGGGCTGGCGCGGCATCGGGCCGGTGGTCACCGGCAACCGCGCCGCGACGCAGCTGCAGTTGGGCGTGTACGGTGACCTGCTGAGCGTGGCGCTGGCGTACGCCGCCGAGGGCAACGTGCTCGATGTCCCGACGCGCCGCTTGGTCTCGGATGTCGCCGACCGTGTGTGCGACGTGTGGCCGCAGCCCGACTCGGGCATGTGGGAGCTGACGGAGCTGCGGCACCACACCTCGTCCAAGATGGGCTGCTGGCAGGCGCTGCAGTCGGCGCTGCAGCTGGCCGAACTCGGTCAGGCGCAGGGGAACCCGGCCCGCTGGCGCCGGGAGGCGGACCTCATCCACGCGTGGGTGGACGAGAACTGCTGGTCCGAGAAGCTGGGCGCCTACACGATGGTCGCGGGCGTGGACGAGCTGGATGCATCGGTGCTCCTGCACGCGCCCAGCGGGTTCGACCGCGGTGAGCGGATGCGGTCGACCATCGCCGCGCTTCGCCGGGAGCTGGGCCACGGGTCGTTGCTGCATCGCTTCACCGGTGCGGAGGCGGAGGGCGAGCGCCCCTTCGTCGCGTGCTCGTTCTGGCTCGCCGCCGCCCTCGCCTGCGTCGGCGAGGTGCGGGAGGCGACGGACTTGATGGACGACCTGGTGGAGCGCGCGAACGACGTGGGCTTGTACGCCGAGATGTTGGATGAGGACGGCAGCTTCTGGGGCAACTTTCCACAGGGCCTGTCGCATCTGGGACTGATCGACGCCGCCCTCACCATCACCGACCTGAGCCGCTGA
- a CDS encoding glycogen debranching enzyme encodes MSGDSAPYPLGITLREGGANVAVYSEHADKVIVSLFDHRGREKQTVLTDRTGHVFHGFVPGLVPGTRYGLRVDGPWDPANGLRFSPAKVLLPPHTRAVTGSWDNTQAVFGHQLGRPKRRSDTNGARHVALGVAVDRQEFDWGDHERPRTPLSETIIYEMHVKGFTKLMEWVPEEFRGTYAGLAHPAAVEYLKNLGVTAVELLPIHQFVQDAHLLEKGLRNYWGYNSIGFFAPHNEYAATGDTGHQVDEFKGMVKALHAAGIEVILDVVYNHTAEGNDLGPTYSFKGIDNPSYYRLVEGDGAHYFDTTGTGNSWNVSHPAALQIIMDSLRYWVEDYHIDGFRFDLATTLTRQGGDASLHSAFLTLIQQDPTLAQVKMIAEPWDVAGYQLGGFPADWSEWNGKFRDDVRDFWRGEPGVLSTLSQRVLGSPDIYEDSRRAPLSSVNFVTAHDGFTLADLTSYNEKHNEANGEDNRDGESDNRSSNYGVEGPTDDPGVNAFRTRQRKNFLATVLLSAGVPMILGGDEIGRTQRGNNNAYCQDNEISWFDWENADWELHEFTTKLIHLRRNEPALRPEWYRHAPDVGGPDVVCILRSDGEPFADEDWGDPLARSIAFELRHEGADSFLLMLNGAGNGVEFVLPDTTGSAWELELSSDPELALGDGSSVILGESSFALLRSRSS; translated from the coding sequence GTGAGCGGCGACTCCGCGCCGTACCCGCTGGGGATCACCCTGCGCGAGGGCGGCGCCAATGTCGCGGTCTACAGCGAGCACGCCGACAAGGTGATCGTCTCGCTGTTCGACCACCGCGGACGCGAGAAGCAGACCGTCCTGACGGACCGCACCGGTCACGTCTTCCACGGCTTCGTCCCCGGCCTCGTGCCGGGCACCCGGTACGGCCTCCGCGTCGACGGGCCGTGGGATCCGGCCAACGGCCTCCGATTCTCCCCCGCCAAGGTGCTGCTGCCGCCGCATACCCGGGCCGTCACGGGCTCCTGGGACAACACGCAGGCCGTGTTCGGGCACCAGCTCGGTCGGCCCAAGCGCCGCAGCGACACCAACGGCGCGCGACACGTCGCGCTCGGCGTCGCCGTCGACCGGCAGGAGTTCGACTGGGGGGACCACGAGCGTCCCCGCACGCCGCTCAGCGAGACGATCATCTACGAGATGCACGTGAAGGGCTTCACCAAGCTCATGGAGTGGGTGCCCGAGGAGTTCCGCGGCACTTACGCCGGACTCGCGCATCCCGCCGCCGTCGAGTACCTCAAGAACCTCGGCGTCACCGCGGTCGAGCTGCTGCCCATCCACCAGTTCGTCCAGGACGCGCACCTGCTCGAGAAGGGCCTCCGCAACTACTGGGGCTACAACTCCATCGGGTTCTTCGCGCCGCACAACGAGTACGCCGCGACCGGCGACACGGGCCACCAGGTCGACGAGTTCAAGGGCATGGTGAAGGCGCTCCACGCGGCCGGCATCGAGGTCATCCTCGACGTCGTCTACAACCACACCGCCGAGGGCAACGATCTCGGGCCCACCTACAGCTTCAAGGGCATCGACAACCCGTCGTACTACCGGCTGGTCGAGGGCGACGGCGCGCACTACTTCGACACGACCGGCACCGGCAACAGCTGGAACGTCAGCCACCCGGCGGCGCTGCAGATCATCATGGACTCGCTCCGCTACTGGGTCGAGGACTACCACATCGACGGCTTCCGCTTCGATCTCGCCACCACCCTGACCCGGCAAGGCGGGGACGCCAGCCTGCACAGCGCGTTCCTCACGCTCATCCAGCAGGACCCGACTCTCGCGCAGGTGAAGATGATCGCCGAGCCGTGGGATGTGGCGGGCTACCAGCTTGGCGGGTTCCCGGCCGACTGGTCGGAGTGGAACGGCAAGTTCCGCGACGACGTGCGCGACTTCTGGCGGGGCGAGCCCGGTGTACTGTCGACGCTGTCGCAGCGGGTGCTCGGCAGCCCCGACATCTACGAGGACTCGCGCCGCGCACCGCTGTCGAGCGTCAACTTCGTCACCGCCCACGACGGTTTCACCCTCGCCGACCTCACCAGCTACAACGAGAAGCACAACGAGGCGAACGGCGAGGACAACCGCGACGGGGAATCGGACAACCGCTCCAGCAACTACGGGGTCGAGGGACCGACCGACGACCCGGGCGTCAACGCCTTCCGCACCCGGCAGCGCAAGAACTTCCTCGCCACCGTGCTGCTGTCGGCGGGCGTGCCGATGATCCTCGGCGGCGACGAGATCGGCCGCACCCAGCGGGGCAACAACAACGCATACTGCCAGGACAACGAGATCTCGTGGTTCGACTGGGAGAACGCGGACTGGGAGCTGCACGAGTTCACCACCAAGCTCATCCACCTGCGACGAAACGAGCCCGCGCTGCGGCCCGAGTGGTACCGGCACGCGCCCGACGTCGGCGGCCCGGATGTGGTGTGCATCCTCCGCTCGGACGGCGAGCCGTTCGCCGACGAGGACTGGGGCGACCCGCTGGCCCGCTCGATCGCGTTCGAGCTCCGCCACGAGGGCGCCGACTCGTTCCTGCTCATGCTGAACGGGGCGGGCAACGGCGTGGAGTTCGTGCTCCCCGACACGACCGGCTCCGCCTGGGAGCTGGAGCTGTCGAGCGACCCCGAGCTCGCCCTCGGCGACGGGTCCAGTGTCATCCTGGGCGAGTCGTCGTTCGCGCTGCTGAGGTCGCGGAGCAGCTGA
- a CDS encoding malto-oligosyltrehalose trehalohydrolase yields the protein MSAYGDRPFPVWAPGARTVDVVIDGLGTFPLTSLPSTPDAPAGGWWELAESPGLPDAPVDYGFVVDGDGPFPDPRSLRQPRGVHQLSREFDPRAHAWEDGAWEGRDLTGAVVYELHIGTFTPEGTLDSALDRLDHLVDLGVDAIELLPVNAFNGTHNWGYDGVLWYAVHEQYGGPAAYQRFVEACHRRGLAVIQDVVYNHLGPSGNYLPKFGPYLGQGASTWGVNINLDGPLSDEVRRYILDNAEYWLREMHVDGLRLDAVHALQDHTATHLLEELAMLADELAGETGRPRTLIAESDLNDPKLIRRRSHHGFGLHAQWDDDVHHSIHANLTGEATGYYADFADPGALVKVFERGFFHDGTWSSFRERHHGRPLDPDIPFTRLVAFSQDHDQIGNRAAGDRLTATLDPGRLAAAAALTLLGPFTPMLFMGEEWAATTPWQFFTSHPEPELGKATAEGRIAEFAKMGWDRDVVPDPQDPQTFERSKLDWSEVSRHENARMLDWYRTLTALRRDIPLDVPATDVAYGEGVFRFRRGDLLVEVTLSGTGLGAPPADTVAAFEEAVWVTRPAAS from the coding sequence ATGAGCGCGTACGGCGACCGACCCTTCCCGGTCTGGGCGCCCGGCGCACGGACCGTGGATGTCGTGATCGATGGTCTCGGGACGTTCCCGCTGACCTCGCTGCCGTCGACTCCGGACGCCCCGGCCGGCGGCTGGTGGGAGCTGGCCGAGTCCCCCGGCCTCCCGGACGCGCCTGTCGATTACGGGTTCGTGGTCGACGGCGACGGACCGTTCCCGGACCCCCGTTCGCTGCGCCAGCCGCGCGGCGTCCACCAGCTGAGCCGCGAGTTCGACCCGCGCGCACATGCCTGGGAGGACGGCGCCTGGGAGGGTCGCGACCTCACCGGCGCGGTCGTCTACGAGCTCCACATCGGAACCTTCACGCCCGAGGGGACGCTGGACTCCGCCCTCGACCGGCTCGACCACCTGGTCGACCTGGGCGTCGACGCCATCGAACTGCTGCCCGTGAACGCCTTCAACGGCACGCACAACTGGGGCTACGACGGCGTGCTCTGGTACGCCGTGCACGAGCAGTACGGCGGCCCCGCGGCCTACCAGCGGTTCGTCGAGGCCTGCCACCGGCGCGGCCTCGCCGTGATCCAGGACGTCGTCTACAACCACCTCGGACCGAGCGGCAACTACCTCCCGAAGTTCGGCCCCTACCTGGGGCAGGGCGCCAGCACCTGGGGCGTCAACATCAACCTCGACGGGCCGCTGTCGGACGAGGTGCGCCGCTACATCCTCGACAACGCCGAGTACTGGCTGCGCGAGATGCACGTCGACGGCCTGCGGCTGGATGCGGTGCACGCCCTCCAGGACCACACCGCGACGCACCTCCTGGAGGAGCTCGCCATGCTGGCCGACGAGCTCGCCGGCGAGACGGGCCGACCGCGCACGCTGATCGCGGAGAGCGACCTCAACGATCCGAAGCTGATCCGCCGCCGCTCCCACCACGGCTTCGGCCTGCACGCGCAGTGGGACGACGACGTGCACCACAGCATCCACGCGAACCTGACCGGCGAGGCCACCGGCTACTACGCCGACTTCGCCGACCCGGGCGCGCTGGTGAAGGTGTTCGAGCGCGGCTTCTTCCACGACGGAACGTGGTCGAGCTTCCGCGAACGCCACCACGGGCGCCCCCTGGACCCGGACATCCCGTTCACGCGCCTGGTCGCCTTCAGCCAGGACCACGACCAGATCGGCAACCGCGCCGCGGGCGACCGCCTGACCGCGACGCTGGATCCCGGCCGTCTGGCCGCCGCCGCCGCGCTGACCCTGCTCGGCCCGTTCACCCCGATGCTGTTCATGGGCGAGGAGTGGGCGGCCACGACCCCCTGGCAGTTCTTCACCTCCCACCCCGAACCGGAGCTCGGGAAGGCGACGGCGGAGGGACGCATCGCCGAATTCGCGAAGATGGGCTGGGACCGGGACGTGGTGCCCGACCCGCAGGACCCGCAGACGTTCGAGCGCTCGAAGCTCGACTGGTCGGAGGTCTCGCGGCACGAGAACGCACGGATGCTGGACTGGTACCGCACGCTGACGGCGCTGCGCCGCGACATCCCTCTCGACGTGCCGGCGACCGACGTGGCCTACGGCGAGGGCGTCTTCCGCTTCCGCCGCGGCGACCTGCTGGTCGAGGTCACCCTGTCGGGCACCGGTCTGGGCGCGCCGCCCGCGGACACCGTGGCGGCGTTCGAGGAGGCGGTGTGGGTCACGAGGCCAGCCGCGAGCTGA